The Phycisphaeraceae bacterium genomic sequence ACTTTTTTCATATACGCCAAACCCTCGGAAAAGTCGGGATTCATCCCGATGCGGGATGTCCCGCCTGATTGTGAGCTGTGGATACTGGCGATGAAATCTTCTTCGACCCGCCAACCGCGTTGGAGCGAGTCGGGCACAATCACAGGTTTGAGAGGTTGGCCTGCGGCTGCCCATTCGATGGTCTGGCCGAACGTGTACCTGAGCGTGCCTTGACGCCCCCAGATGGTGAGTGAGTCACCCAGTGTCGTCCTGTCGGATGCGAGGCCAAGATGATGCTCAACCGCGACCGCGCCATTTTCGAGTTGCCCGCAGATCGTCACGACTTGAGGGACATCAATGGACACACTCTGGCCGGCGGAGTGTTTGATGGCGACAGGTGTGGCTGTGCAGGCGGTGAGCCGTTCGTATGGCCCCACCCAGGCGTTGAGCGTCTCGGCGTAGATGCCCACAGCCATGACTTGATTTCCGCTGAATTCGCGGAGTTCCCGCCAATGGACGGCATCGGTCTGGAGATTCGCTCCGCTGTGGCTCAGAAGCTCAACGGAGTAGATGTCACCCATTTCGCCGCGTGAAAGCAGGTTGCGCACAAACGGCTCGAATGGCATGCGTGACGGCGGCGGGCAAATCTGACTTACAAGGGTTGGGTGTGCTTTGGCGGCGGCGAGCATCGCTCTTGCTTCCGCGAGGTTCATA encodes the following:
- a CDS encoding Gfo/Idh/MocA family oxidoreductase, which gives rise to MTTPTIRIGFIGAGSIARARHLPNLQKLAGVKIVAVSNRGRASAQAVARDFGIPRVIDDWRELLKQSDLDAVFIGTWPYTHCEMSIAALEAGKHVFCQARMAMNLAEARAMLAAAKAHPTLVSQICPPPSRMPFEPFVRNLLSRGEMGDIYSVELLSHSGANLQTDAVHWRELREFSGNQVMAVGIYAETLNAWVGPYERLTACTATPVAIKHSAGQSVSIDVPQVVTICGQLENGAVAVEHHLGLASDRTTLGDSLTIWGRQGTLRYTFGQTIEWAAAGQPLKPVIVPDSLQRGWRVEEDFIASIHSSQSGGTSRIGMNPDFSEGLAYMKKVEAVHVSASTGREAKLASL